In the Moraxella osloensis genome, one interval contains:
- a CDS encoding SDR family oxidoreductase produces the protein MTPPNTDLSGFIDNQVGKGKTILITGASSGLGAGMATHFARMGYNLAICARRTERLEQLKANLLADNPTIKVSVKALDVTDYTQVFKVFHEFAQEFGKLDRIIINAGVGEGRRIGKGNFEINRKTAEINFISGLAQCEAAMEIFRAQNSGHLVVISSMSAFRGLPKHMSVYAASKSAIAQLAEGIRADMLLSELPIKVSTIYPGYIRTEINEGAKPLPFEVSEEIGTKALAIAIEGEPDEACVPEQPWTLMSDWMKNAPLTWVNGLA, from the coding sequence ATGACACCCCCGAACACAGACTTATCTGGTTTTATAGATAACCAAGTGGGTAAGGGTAAAACTATTTTGATTACTGGCGCAAGCTCAGGACTGGGGGCAGGCATGGCGACCCATTTTGCTCGCATGGGCTATAATCTGGCAATTTGTGCACGCCGCACCGAACGCCTAGAACAACTCAAAGCCAACCTGTTAGCGGATAATCCGACGATTAAAGTCAGTGTAAAAGCACTCGATGTGACAGATTATACGCAGGTTTTTAAAGTGTTTCATGAATTTGCCCAAGAGTTTGGCAAGCTTGATCGTATCATCATCAATGCAGGTGTCGGTGAGGGTCGCCGTATTGGCAAGGGTAATTTTGAGATTAATCGCAAAACTGCCGAAATCAATTTTATTTCAGGTCTTGCCCAGTGTGAAGCGGCGATGGAAATTTTTCGCGCCCAAAATAGCGGTCATTTGGTGGTTATCTCAAGTATGTCGGCGTTTCGTGGGCTGCCAAAACATATGTCAGTATACGCGGCAAGTAAATCAGCGATTGCACAGCTTGCTGAAGGGATTCGTGCCGATATGCTGCTATCTGAGTTACCGATTAAAGTGTCAACGATATATCCAGGGTATATACGCACTGAGATTAACGAAGGTGCTAAACCGTTACCCTTTGAAGTGAGTGAAGAAATCGGCACCAAAGCATTGGCAATCGCGATTGAAGGCGAGCCTGATGAAGCGTGTGTCCCTGAACAACCGTGGACACTGATGAGTGACTGGATGAAAAACGCCCCACTGACATGGGTCAATGGTTTGGCATAA
- the msrAB gene encoding bifunctional peptide-methionine (S)-S-oxide reductase MsrA/peptide-methionine (R)-S-oxide reductase MsrB gives MVNFPQSAKNLTATLLISSLLLLGCQKMNAKENASYARDASKADVLPTDTLATLQGLSQINPKLGKMGRHVIDPNKPTVVKFWASWCPLCLATLQESDAWANQYPNMNVVSVVSPGHLSEKSPQDFQTWYTVLAKDYANLPVLMDNNGKLIKQFGVQVYPSFAILDKQGNLLKLVKGNLTPTQIQALSDNASNDFAELKALNQAKNPPSQTAQVDEQANNQASKQAASIKALAPINHNGVYYQADGKTPIRTHTIYLAGGCFWGLEAYMERVDGVVDAISGYANGNSANPSYEQVIAGSGHAETVKVIYDIDKTNLATLLAYYVRVIDPTSLNKQGNDRGAQYRTGIYYTDANDKPIIDKTLADLAKKYPQKIVVENKPLANFYDAENYHQDYLSKNPNGYCHIDISLANQKIPVIKALAPATTVTEALNPTRYQNYDKNVKSRLTQAQYDVTQNAATERAFSHQYDHLFAKGLYVDIVSGEPLFLSTDKYDSGCGWPSFTKPISANVITTSTDSSFNMTRTEVRSRVANSHLGHVFDDGPKDKGGLRYCINGDALQFIALADMQAAGYGALMPLVK, from the coding sequence TGAATGCCAAAGAAAACGCTAGCTATGCGCGTGATGCTAGCAAAGCGGATGTATTGCCGACTGATACGTTAGCGACCTTACAAGGTTTGAGCCAAATCAATCCCAAATTAGGCAAAATGGGTCGTCATGTGATTGACCCCAACAAACCAACTGTGGTGAAATTTTGGGCAAGCTGGTGCCCGCTGTGTTTGGCAACGCTCCAAGAAAGCGACGCATGGGCAAACCAGTATCCCAATATGAATGTCGTCAGCGTGGTCAGTCCAGGTCATTTGAGTGAAAAATCCCCGCAAGATTTTCAAACTTGGTACACAGTGCTTGCCAAAGACTATGCTAACCTACCAGTGCTTATGGATAACAATGGCAAGCTGATTAAACAATTTGGCGTGCAAGTCTATCCCAGTTTTGCGATTTTGGATAAACAAGGCAATTTATTAAAACTGGTCAAAGGCAATCTTACCCCAACACAAATACAAGCCTTGTCAGACAATGCTAGCAACGACTTTGCAGAACTCAAAGCCCTGAATCAAGCAAAAAATCCGCCTAGTCAGACTGCCCAAGTTGATGAGCAGGCTAATAACCAAGCTAGCAAGCAAGCCGCTAGCATCAAAGCCTTAGCTCCGATTAACCATAACGGTGTGTATTATCAAGCAGATGGTAAAACCCCGATTCGCACGCATACTATCTATCTGGCGGGTGGCTGTTTTTGGGGGCTAGAGGCCTATATGGAGCGCGTGGATGGCGTGGTCGATGCGATATCAGGTTATGCCAATGGCAATAGCGCGAACCCGAGCTATGAGCAGGTGATAGCAGGCTCAGGGCACGCAGAAACCGTCAAAGTTATCTATGATATCGATAAAACCAATCTTGCGACCCTCTTGGCATACTACGTGCGAGTGATTGACCCGACCAGTCTCAACAAACAAGGCAATGATCGCGGGGCGCAATATCGTACCGGCATTTATTATACCGATGCCAATGATAAGCCAATCATTGATAAAACCCTTGCCGATTTGGCAAAAAAATATCCGCAAAAAATTGTGGTAGAAAATAAACCCTTGGCGAATTTTTATGACGCAGAAAATTATCACCAAGATTATCTAAGCAAAAATCCCAATGGCTACTGCCATATTGATATTAGCCTTGCCAATCAAAAAATCCCCGTTATCAAAGCCTTAGCGCCTGCCACGACGGTCACCGAGGCGCTCAATCCTACCCGCTATCAAAACTACGATAAAAATGTAAAAAGTCGGTTGACCCAAGCGCAGTATGACGTCACCCAAAACGCAGCTACAGAGCGCGCCTTTAGCCATCAATACGACCATTTGTTTGCTAAAGGTTTATATGTGGATATCGTCAGTGGCGAGCCGTTGTTTTTATCCACGGATAAATATGATTCGGGGTGTGGCTGGCCGAGTTTTACCAAACCCATTAGCGCAAACGTCATTACCACCTCAACCGATAGCAGTTTTAACATGACACGAACGGAAGTGCGCTCGCGGGTCGCCAACTCACATTTAGGGCATGTGTTTGATGATGGCCCCAAGGATAAAGGCGGATTACGCTACTGCATCAATGGCGATGCGCTACAATTTATCGCTTTGGCAGACATGCAAGCGGCAGGCTATGGCGCACTTATGCCATTGGTAAAATAG